ttacatacatatatatacatatgtatgtatgtgtaatcaAGGCGATTTTAGGCTTCTTCATTTACAACGTGATTAGTAATCAGCAGGTGCATTGAGTCTGATTGGACCTGATAAATGTTTGAGATAAACATCTCGATAATCCGCGAAGACGACATAATTATATCTTTAAATCGAAATTAAATTCTTTcggactcatatatgtatgtgtatgtagatgTGTCCGACataaaatatcgatttttacGTCATATTTggattatgaatattttcgaaaagccaataaaattaattgccACTTTTATCATAAATAATCACAATGATGCATATCAAGTTTTTTATTGTGCAACAGTACATGCAATGATGATGTATTTTATGAGGTTTTTCAAGATAATCGGATCtgtcataaataattattgacaATTGGTGAACTCAAGGGCGAATATTATAAACGGGCAATAAATATGCAGGCACATATAATGACGTTAATCCATCTGATGtcagtttttcaatttatttactcttAATAACCATCTCCACTATCtgaaatgtacaaaaaataaacattataccACAAATACGATATTTTCCATATCTTGTATACACAAAGATAAGATGTTATGGGCATACCTCTACGTTTTGTGGTAGACTTAATATTGAAATGATTGCTTGAGACACATCTGTGACTGCCAAATAACCAGATGGCGGGGCTTTGAAATCacattgaatatttttgttcaGATTTGGTACAGGATTCATAGAAGCATCCGTTGCAACCAATCCTGGACTGATGctctaaaattaatatttaaagaaaatttaccaACTCGAACCCACTGATTGTATTTTAGTATGAACgacttattgtttaaaataccgCGACTCTTATGTCACTGCCCAAATTTCTTAGATCATTTCTCAAACATTGCGTGAGAGCAGTGACAGCATACTTGGTTGCTGTATACATTCCTAGATTTGGAGTAGGTGAAATTCGGTGACCAGCAATGCTAAAAAATACAATAGTTTTGTTCAATATGTTCTATATATGGTTctgttatttattgtaattaaatcaTTACCTATTGATGTTGATTATGTAGCCGTCATCTCCTCGTCTCCTCATTGATTTCAAAGCTTCTCGATTGCAAATGTTCATTGCCATTACGTTTATATCCAACATTTCCTTCCACGATTCTGATTCTCCATCTAcgttatgtacatgtgtttatTCAGACTTTGTcggttaatttaaaattaatgtaataagaTGATAAGATAATCAAGTTTTTACCCACTAATCCGGAAAATTTGGAAATTCCTGCGTTGTTGATCATGATATCAACACCACCAAATTGTTCTTCGATTAATTTGaatgtttcaataatggattcTTCATTAGCAACGTCGcaattgaatgaatgaatttttgTGTGATTCTCTTTTATGAAAACCTAAAAGATTCGTATGCTTTTTACCAACATaataatgatttatatttttaaacttttatacaaaaaaaaaaatacctgaaGTTTAACATGTTTTCTAGACAGTCCAATGACTGTTACTCCTTGTTCTCCAAGAGCTCTGGTAATTTCAGCTCCCACCCCAGCACTCGCTCCAGACACTACAGCAACTTTTCCCTTCCACCGAttcattgcaattattatttctGTTATTAAAACGTTATAAAAGTATGCCCTACAAGTAACAAAATGCTACTGACGCTATCTACATATCTaccaatttatatgtacatataatatatttgtttcaTGTGACTTACTATATCTGTagataatcaaattttaaattttatctcatttttttttagattagcGTCTACGGagttattataaaagtaattgtgttaaattaaaaaaaaatcaaacgtaTAAAATGtgagattattttattatgcaaaattttatataaaatccttgaaattcttttatataaaatcCGTATTTGGTTATTCGATCTCTTCCAGTcggttatttatattaaatacatatgtacatgtgtattatatataacacaCGGCCGTAGCAAGGATTTTTTTTAAGGGGGAAGGCTGAAACACAGGTTCGGAATTTGGAAAAGgcgttgaattaaaatataaatttgtaaattcaaCTTTGTTTTTCCGTTAATATGTTCTTCAATGTGtaccttttataaaatttaacagaaagcaaaaataaaactctcttaaaaattttattaataaagggGGTGGGCTGGCTACGGCCgtgatagtatgtacatacatacatatgtccatacacATAAAGTgagtaaattatttttgttataaaattatacGATATTGGATTTAAAATTCATTGCATGTAATCAAGTTTTCCGATGCTCTCCAAGGTTAGTTCTTGTATCTGAAATGGTAATGCAATTTCACAGTAATTACACGAAGATTTATTAtgtccatttttaaataaattgatttaccTCAATGTTCGGGTTGGCTGTGATTATCATAATAACCATATCGGCCAGACTCTGGGCTGCCAAATATTTATCAGGAATTGTTTGATCTACAGATGGCaaatcaatattcaaaatactttttaagCCGTTTATGGCCATATTTGTATGGACAACACCTGGACTCAGGCtctgaaattattataataaaatctgTTATAAGTTAAATGAATAGACAAAAATCTACATTTGTAAAGCATTTGAATTATCATTGTATTAAAACATTTGATGCATTTGTGATCTGCTTTTGGAGTTAAAAAAAGAAGAGAGGTTATATGAGCTTTTCAAAAGGTAGATAAAAGGTTATTtgctgattttttaatttaaattcatacatgtatgtatgtatcctggGTGGGGAAAATGCTACAATGCGGTTTGATGAGTAAAtagttttctttttaatttaatgaaccaattttttgttgtgttgttattcatgtacatatatagtaaacaaattttagaagaTTTATCAATCATAACTTCATGAAGGAATAATCAGAGTAATTATTCGAATTTTATCTTTAAAATGGGATTATTTTGAGGCAAAAAGTCCACCGTCACCACATGATAATAAGAAACGGATGAATGGTTTGTCGTATCAcagaaaaatatgttttatattaataataaaatcttattcTGACATTTGACACACTCTGTGtaaattcgttatacatatgtatgtacgtagtatgtatcagtggcgtgccatgaaaatctctctgtttttgtcgcacagctttacttaagtgtgcgcgagcaggatacaaggggattcagtttgacgtcacctagtccccttgtatcctgctcgcgcacacgtaagtaaagctgtgcgacaaaaacagggagatttttaCAGCACGccactagtatgtatgtatgtacatagctactAAACATATTATTACATTCATGCATACTATTAGGTCGAAATCACGCAGCGTGGGACGTgggacgtgggttttttttagatagttttaaacatatagaaaaaatatatgccGTTCATGGTATCATACCTGGTACCGtcttttcaaaacgaaacatttgagctgtttcgttgaaattctatagtagtgtttatccttgcttgacagtgatcgttagcaatgtatcccatatttgaagaacttgtcgatacaccgttatcgatcactgtcaagcaaggataaaaatttaccgaaaatggtccaaagggtcgttttggtatatgtatatcactgtcaagcaaggataaacactactatagaatttcaacgaaacagctcaaatgtttcgttttgaaaagaCAGTACCAGGTATGATACCATGAAcgccatattttttctatatgtttaaaactatctaaaaaaaacccgcgTCCCACGtcccacgctgtgtgatttcgcccttactgCACTTCAGCAAGATTTTGCccacttttataatattatatttaattcagTGAGTTGGTCGTTCTTCAGAAAACCTCTGACATTTTCTacaaaaattttacatacatacatatgaaagcatatatgtatgtacatatagacatataaatatacgtacggttattttaattttgctgtTCTTGTTTCTTAATTCAGCTCTTAAGTATTCTGTGAGTACTGTTACGCCATGTTTGGTCGCAGCATACATACCGAGTTTGTCTATGCTGTTCAAAATTCTGTGTCCTGCCACgctgtttaaaattaaaaacaaatcaataaacGAGTATTAGACAcgtgtaaaaatacataaataagtagAACCTATTGATGTGTATGACGTGGCCGTCGTCTCCTCTTTTTCTCATAGACTTCAAGGCTTCTTTGGTACAAATAGACAACGCTAAAACATTGGTGTTAAGCGTTTGGGCCCATTCTTTCGTTGAACCTTCTGCAATTACATGTACATTA
The nucleotide sequence above comes from Arctopsyche grandis isolate Sample6627 chromosome 4, ASM5162203v2, whole genome shotgun sequence. Encoded proteins:
- the LOC143910294 gene encoding farnesol dehydrogenase-like, which produces MNRWKGKVAVVSGASAGVGAEITRALGEQGVTVIGLSRKHVKLQVFIKENHTKIHSFNCDVANEESIIETFKLIEEQFGGVDIMINNAGISKFSGLVDGESESWKEMLDINVMAMNICNREALKSMRRRGDDGYIININSIAGHRISPTPNLGMYTATKYAVTALTQCLRNDLRNLGSDIRVASISPGLVATDASMNPVPNLNKNIQCDFKAPPSGYLAVTDVSQAIISILSLPQNVEIVEMVIKSK
- the LOC143910293 gene encoding farnesol dehydrogenase-like; its protein translation is MERWVGKIAVVTGASEGIGAAICKTLAEKGLIVVGLARRSEKIKELAVTTNGKLHAVKCDLVVEDEIVKAFRYIEESFGGVDLLVNNAGVLSMSGLVEGSTKEWAQTLNTNVLALSICTKEALKSMRKRGDDGHVIHINSVAGHRILNSIDKLGMYAATKHGVTVLTEYLRAELRNKNSKIKITSLSPGVVHTNMAINGLKSILNIDLPSVDQTIPDKYLAAQSLADMVIMIITANPNIEIQELTLESIGKLDYMQ